From the genome of Triticum aestivum cultivar Chinese Spring chromosome 3B, IWGSC CS RefSeq v2.1, whole genome shotgun sequence, one region includes:
- the LOC123064848 gene encoding dirigent protein 21-like, translated as MASGSWLCSVLLALLAVLAARPAAVSGASAHLHFYMHDVLTGPAPTAVQVLDGPRGHFGDTIVIDDALTATSSAASAGVGRAQGRYVWASKGNPELLVTMEVLLTSGPYAGSSVTVVGRDDIGAAVRELSVIGGTGQFRMARGYVLWKTVRLDHPNAVLELDVFVNP; from the coding sequence ATGGCTTCCGGTAGCTGGCTCTGCTCCGTGCTCCTGGCTCTGCTGGCCGTCCTGGCCGCGCGGCCGGCGGCGGTGTCGGGGGCGTCGGCGCACCTGCACTTCTACATGCACGACGTGCTGACCGGCCCGGCGCCGACGGCAGTGCAGGTGCTGGACGGCCCGCGCGGCCACTTCGGCGACACCATCGTCATCGACGACGCGCTCACGGCCACCTCGTCCGCGGCGTCGGCGGGCGTGGGGCGCGCGCAGGGGCGGTACGTGTGGGCGTCCAAGGGGAACCCGGAGCTGCTGGTCACCATGGAGGTGCTCCTCACGTCCGGCCCCTACGCGGGCTCCTCCGTCACGGTGGTGGGCCGGGACGACATCGGCGCCGCCGTGCGGGAGCTGTCGGTGATCGGCGGCACGGGCCAGTTCAGGATGGCCAGAGGCTACGTGCTGTGGAAGACCGTCCGGCTCGACCACCCCAACGCCGTCCTCGAGCTCGACGTCTTCGTCAACCCGTGA
- the LOC123068686 gene encoding versiconal hemiacetal acetate reductase isoform X1 translates to MAMPTFHLAPDLPSVSRLCLGTMTMGEQSGPPESLRLLDAAYDAGVNFFDSAEMYPVPQRAETHGRSEELVGRWLRARRVPRDSVVLATKVAGPSGQMTWIRGGPVALDSRNITEAIDSRISLLAYSPMAMGILSGKYHSSDDSGPPDARMNLFMGRYSEGESRYNLKNPKLESAVKHLYSDTPLWVQLFSVLLNYGSSRRFFRPQGSISVKKYWRRSMMYMQDFPILVHNNVPKYDIFLCPLRYPDMINRR, encoded by the exons ATGGCGATGCCCACCTTCCACCTCGCCCCCGACCTGCCGTCCGTCTCGCGCCTCTGCCTCG GGACCATGACGATGGGGGAGCAAAGCGGGCCGCCGGAATCGCTCCGCCTCCTCGACGCCGCCTACGACGCCGGCGTCAACTTCTTCGACTCCGCCGAGATGTACCCGGTGCCGCAGCGCGCGGAAACGCACGGGCGCAGCGAGGAGCTCGTCGGCCGGTGGCTGCGGGCCCGGCGGGTCCCCCGCGACAGCGTGGTGCTCGCCACCAAG GTCGCCGGGCCGTCTGGTCAGATGACGTGGATCCGTGGCGGGCCGGTGGCTCTCGACTCCAGGAACATCACCGAGGCAATCGATTCCAG AATCAGTTTGCTGGCGTACAGCCCAATGGCAATGGGTATACTTTCAGGGAAGTATCACTCATCTGATGACAGCGGACCGCCAGATGCAAGGATGAATCTTTTCATGG GGAGATACTCCGAGGGTGAATCCAGATACAATCTGAAGAACCCCAAACTGGAATCGGCAGTGAAG CATTTGTACTCAGACACCCCCTTGTGGGTTCAGCTGTTTTCGGTGTTACTAAATTATGGCAGCTCGAGGAGGTTCTTCAGGCCACAGGGGTCCATCTCTGTGAAGAAATATTGGCGGAGATCAATGATGTACATGCAAGATTTCCCAATCCTTGTCCATAATAATGTTCCAAAATACGATATTTTTCTTTGTCCATTGCGATATCCAGATATGATAAATAGGCGGTAG
- the LOC123068686 gene encoding protein tas isoform X2, translating to MAMPTFHLAPDLPSVSRLCLGTMTMGEQSGPPESLRLLDAAYDAGVNFFDSAEMYPVPQRAETHGRSEELVGRWLRARRVPRDSVVLATKVAGPSGQMTWIRGGPVALDSRNITEAIDSRISLLAYSPMAMGILSGKYHSSDDSGPPDARMNLFMGRYSEGESRYNLKNPKLESAVKEYRRIGVKYGISPSILAVAFVLRHPLVGSAVFGVTKLWQLEEVLQATGVHLCEEILAEINDVHARFPNPCP from the exons ATGGCGATGCCCACCTTCCACCTCGCCCCCGACCTGCCGTCCGTCTCGCGCCTCTGCCTCG GGACCATGACGATGGGGGAGCAAAGCGGGCCGCCGGAATCGCTCCGCCTCCTCGACGCCGCCTACGACGCCGGCGTCAACTTCTTCGACTCCGCCGAGATGTACCCGGTGCCGCAGCGCGCGGAAACGCACGGGCGCAGCGAGGAGCTCGTCGGCCGGTGGCTGCGGGCCCGGCGGGTCCCCCGCGACAGCGTGGTGCTCGCCACCAAG GTCGCCGGGCCGTCTGGTCAGATGACGTGGATCCGTGGCGGGCCGGTGGCTCTCGACTCCAGGAACATCACCGAGGCAATCGATTCCAG AATCAGTTTGCTGGCGTACAGCCCAATGGCAATGGGTATACTTTCAGGGAAGTATCACTCATCTGATGACAGCGGACCGCCAGATGCAAGGATGAATCTTTTCATGG GGAGATACTCCGAGGGTGAATCCAGATACAATCTGAAGAACCCCAAACTGGAATCGGCAGTGAAG GAATATAGAAGAATTGGCGTCAAGTATGGCATTTCGCCATCAATCCTAGCAGTTG CATTTGTACTCAGACACCCCCTTGTGGGTTCAGCTGTTTTCGGTGTTACTAAATTATGGCAGCTCGAGGAGGTTCTTCAGGCCACAGGGGTCCATCTCTGTGAAGAAATATTGGCGGAGATCAATGATGTACATGCAAGATTTCCCAATCCTTGTCCATAA
- the LOC123068686 gene encoding protein tas isoform X3 produces the protein MAMPTFHLAPDLPSVSRLCLGTMTMGEQSGPPESLRLLDAAYDAGVNFFDSAEMYPVPQRAETHGRSEELVGRWLRARRVPRDSVVLATKVAGPSGQMTWIRGGPVALDSRNITEAIDSRISLLAYSPMAMGILSGKYHSSDDSGPPDARMNLFMGRYSEGESRYNLKNPKLESAVKKNWRQVWHFAINPSSCICTQTPPCGFSCFRCY, from the exons ATGGCGATGCCCACCTTCCACCTCGCCCCCGACCTGCCGTCCGTCTCGCGCCTCTGCCTCG GGACCATGACGATGGGGGAGCAAAGCGGGCCGCCGGAATCGCTCCGCCTCCTCGACGCCGCCTACGACGCCGGCGTCAACTTCTTCGACTCCGCCGAGATGTACCCGGTGCCGCAGCGCGCGGAAACGCACGGGCGCAGCGAGGAGCTCGTCGGCCGGTGGCTGCGGGCCCGGCGGGTCCCCCGCGACAGCGTGGTGCTCGCCACCAAG GTCGCCGGGCCGTCTGGTCAGATGACGTGGATCCGTGGCGGGCCGGTGGCTCTCGACTCCAGGAACATCACCGAGGCAATCGATTCCAG AATCAGTTTGCTGGCGTACAGCCCAATGGCAATGGGTATACTTTCAGGGAAGTATCACTCATCTGATGACAGCGGACCGCCAGATGCAAGGATGAATCTTTTCATGG GGAGATACTCCGAGGGTGAATCCAGATACAATCTGAAGAACCCCAAACTGGAATCGGCAGTGAAG AAGAATTGGCGTCAAGTATGGCATTTCGCCATCAATCCTAGCAGTTG CATTTGTACTCAGACACCCCCTTGTGGGTTCAGCTGTTTTCGGTGTTACTAA